A single window of Candidatus Hydrogenedentota bacterium DNA harbors:
- a CDS encoding transcriptional repressor → MQRDTAQRRAIRKVFSAQNRPLTPQEILDSAQQLVPRMGLATVYRTLKSLTESHDLSVVDVPGEPQRYELSGKGHHHHFSCRSCGRMFEMDGCPGDLQNLVPRGFVMEDHEVFIYGRCRECGPAR, encoded by the coding sequence GTGCAACGTGACACCGCGCAACGACGGGCCATTCGCAAGGTATTCAGCGCGCAGAATCGCCCCCTCACCCCGCAAGAAATCCTGGACTCGGCGCAGCAGTTGGTTCCGCGCATGGGTCTGGCGACGGTCTACCGGACCTTGAAAAGCCTCACGGAAAGTCATGACCTCAGTGTCGTGGATGTGCCGGGCGAGCCGCAGCGCTATGAGTTGTCGGGCAAGGGCCATCACCACCACTTCAGTTGCCGTTCCTGTGGGCGCATGTTTGAGATGGACGGTTGTCCGGGCGATTTGCAGAATCTGGTTCCACGTGGTTTTGTGATGGAAGATCATGAAGTGTTTATCTATGGTCGCTGTCGGGAATGCGGACCGGCGCGGTGA
- a CDS encoding response regulator, whose translation MTVAARKEGSKRILIVDDDSDFSAAIGEILDSEGYTVRLAHSAQDACEQAAHFHAHVALLDIRLGRDNGIELISRLKAVRSEMLCVMMTGHAALDTAIQALQQGAYNYLRKPIDGLDLLTTLERCFEKIALQEDKIAAESALSQRNQELETLTVRLRSVVEAARRLTASKRVDGLMPLVLDEVISVIGAQRGAFHLLQEDGVLSAWDTNGPSESAATSASIFDLLLENRQPLLVASTSVPDNGAPPPWDTLPSTSLLFIPFFGETARVTGFVCLERDDATPFSQQDRELGALLSSVCSEILRSVQAQEALARSEERYRLLADNVADIIWTIDAAGRLTYVSPSVEAMRGHCVEEAMTQRLEEQMTADSAVAVKSLLSEAIADPAGFSGDHTHNLELVFLHRDGSPISTETGFIALRDPAGATSGLVAVSRDITERKQSEEARSRLAAAVEHAAESIMITEPDGTIQYVNPAFERLSGYTRAEALGKTPNILRSGRMDDTFYQNLWATLNAGRVWQGRFINKTKSGQLLEQEATISSIRDDRDNIINFVSVARDVTHEVDLEAQLRQAQKMEAIGTLAGGIAHDFNNMLSPILGYAELALTEVEHGSELWYSLNEIFNAGKRASGLVKQILAFSRRSEQERKLLQLESIVKECTQLLRGSLPSTISIRLDLQDCPAVIADPTQMHQVVMNLGTNAYHAMREGGGVLTVRLQPAHVTLDSPMLSSDLPVGAYVQMSIADTGLGMSEETMERIFEPYFTTKKVGEGTGLGLATVHGIVKGHKGHILVSSQPGHGTEFNVFIPMATPIDELNRDALPRTRAWHGTERILLVDDEPAIVSMLTRGLQSMGYRVEGHTDSVKALAALRARPDEYDILISDQTMPRLTGLELARHAMQLRPEFPVILATGFSDTVNEQIALDAGVRQFLLKPASPRTIAEHIRKVLRDTTAQDPVS comes from the coding sequence ATGACGGTAGCAGCCCGGAAAGAGGGTAGCAAGCGCATACTCATTGTCGACGATGACAGTGACTTTTCCGCGGCGATCGGGGAAATCCTGGATTCGGAGGGGTACACGGTCCGGCTCGCTCACAGCGCGCAGGACGCGTGCGAGCAGGCGGCGCATTTTCACGCGCATGTGGCGCTGCTCGACATCCGCCTGGGCCGGGACAACGGCATAGAGCTCATTTCGCGCTTGAAGGCGGTGCGGAGCGAGATGCTCTGCGTGATGATGACGGGGCACGCGGCGCTGGACACGGCGATTCAGGCGCTGCAGCAGGGCGCTTACAACTACCTGCGCAAGCCCATCGACGGTCTGGATCTGCTGACGACCCTGGAGCGCTGTTTCGAGAAAATTGCGCTGCAGGAAGACAAGATCGCGGCCGAGTCGGCCCTGAGCCAGCGCAATCAGGAGTTGGAAACCCTGACGGTCCGCCTCCGAAGCGTGGTGGAGGCGGCGCGGCGGCTGACGGCGTCCAAACGGGTGGACGGGCTGATGCCCCTGGTGCTGGACGAAGTCATCTCTGTGATCGGCGCCCAGCGCGGGGCCTTTCACCTGCTTCAAGAAGACGGTGTGCTGTCGGCCTGGGATACGAACGGCCCTTCGGAATCGGCGGCAACGTCGGCTTCGATCTTTGATCTGTTGCTTGAGAATCGCCAGCCGCTGCTGGTGGCGAGCACTTCGGTCCCCGACAACGGGGCCCCGCCTCCCTGGGACACCCTTCCCTCGACGTCGCTCTTATTCATCCCGTTTTTTGGGGAAACGGCGCGGGTCACGGGCTTCGTGTGCCTGGAACGGGACGATGCGACTCCCTTCAGCCAGCAGGACCGGGAGCTCGGGGCCCTGCTTTCGTCGGTGTGTTCCGAAATTCTCCGGAGTGTGCAGGCGCAGGAGGCGCTTGCGCGCAGTGAAGAACGGTACCGGCTGCTGGCGGACAATGTGGCGGACATCATCTGGACGATAGACGCCGCGGGGCGGTTGACGTATGTCAGCCCTTCGGTGGAGGCGATGCGGGGCCACTGCGTGGAGGAAGCGATGACCCAGCGGCTGGAGGAGCAGATGACGGCGGACTCGGCGGTGGCGGTGAAGTCGCTGCTGTCGGAGGCTATCGCGGACCCGGCGGGATTCTCGGGAGACCACACCCACAATCTGGAACTGGTATTTCTCCATCGAGACGGGTCGCCGATTTCAACGGAGACGGGATTCATCGCGTTGCGGGATCCCGCGGGGGCCACGTCGGGCCTGGTGGCGGTGTCGCGCGATATTACCGAGCGCAAGCAGTCGGAGGAGGCGCGTTCCCGTCTTGCGGCGGCGGTGGAGCACGCGGCGGAATCCATCATGATCACGGAGCCGGACGGCACGATTCAGTATGTCAATCCGGCGTTCGAACGGCTGAGCGGCTACACCCGGGCCGAGGCGCTGGGCAAGACGCCGAACATATTGCGCAGCGGCAGGATGGACGACACGTTTTATCAGAATCTCTGGGCGACATTGAACGCCGGCCGGGTGTGGCAGGGTCGTTTTATCAACAAGACCAAGTCGGGCCAGCTTCTGGAGCAGGAAGCGACGATTTCATCGATCCGGGACGACCGCGACAACATTATCAATTTTGTATCCGTTGCGCGTGACGTGACGCATGAGGTGGATCTGGAGGCGCAGTTGCGGCAGGCGCAGAAGATGGAGGCGATCGGGACCCTGGCCGGGGGCATTGCCCACGACTTTAACAACATGCTCAGCCCGATTCTGGGCTATGCCGAGCTGGCACTGACGGAGGTGGAGCACGGATCGGAGCTCTGGTACAGCCTGAACGAGATATTCAATGCGGGCAAGCGGGCGTCGGGACTGGTGAAACAGATCCTGGCCTTCAGCCGCCGCTCAGAGCAGGAGCGCAAACTGCTGCAACTGGAAAGCATCGTGAAGGAGTGCACGCAGCTTCTTCGCGGATCGCTTCCTTCGACGATCAGTATACGACTCGATCTGCAGGATTGCCCCGCGGTGATTGCCGATCCCACCCAGATGCACCAGGTGGTAATGAATCTGGGTACGAACGCCTATCATGCGATGCGCGAGGGCGGGGGCGTCTTGACCGTGCGGCTTCAACCGGCGCATGTTACCCTGGATTCCCCCATGCTCAGTTCGGATCTTCCGGTCGGGGCCTATGTGCAAATGAGCATCGCCGACACGGGGCTGGGGATGTCCGAGGAGACGATGGAGCGGATCTTCGAACCCTATTTCACGACGAAAAAAGTGGGAGAAGGCACGGGGCTCGGCCTGGCGACGGTTCATGGTATTGTGAAGGGTCACAAGGGCCACATTCTTGTGAGCAGCCAGCCAGGGCACGGGACGGAGTTCAACGTATTTATCCCGATGGCCACGCCGATCGATGAGTTGAACCGGGACGCCCTCCCCCGCACCCGGGCCTGGCACGGTACGGAGCGGATACTGCTGGTGGACGACGAGCCCGCGATAGTGTCCATGCTGACCCGCGGGCTCCAGTCGATGGGGTATCGTGTGGAGGGCCACACGGACAGCGTGAAAGCCCTCGCCGCGCTGCGGGCGCGTCCGGATGAGTACGACATTCTGATCAGCGACCAGACGATGCCCCGGTTGACGGGCCTGGAACTGGCGCGCCACGCGATGCAGCTCCGCCCGGAATTTCCAGTGATCCTCGCCACGGGCTTCAGCGACACGGTCAACGAGCAGATCGCGCTGGACGCGGGGGTCCGCCAGTTTCTGTTGAAGCCGGCGTCGCCCCGAACGATTGCGGAGCACATCCGCAAGGTTCTGCGGGATACGACGGCCCAGGATCCGGTTTCCTGA
- a CDS encoding ABC transporter ATP-binding protein, which yields MSGPLIRLTDITFGYLADKPLFSDLNFSLDAGQRIGLTGANGRGKSTMLHLITGLLRPQAGIIEAFGRVRRSPNDFHEVRRQAGYLLQDSEDQLFCPTVLEDVMFGPLNFGEGREEARRVAMETLETLGCGNYAHRVTYKLSGGEKRLIALAAVLAMRPRVLLLDEPTAGLDADTEERLAAILEALDQEIILISHNRPFLERITNTVYTLDHHVLVEADPVGLSRNDA from the coding sequence ATGAGCGGTCCCCTCATTCGTCTCACGGACATCACCTTCGGCTACCTCGCCGACAAGCCCCTCTTCAGCGATCTCAACTTTTCACTCGACGCGGGCCAGCGCATCGGACTGACCGGGGCCAATGGGCGTGGAAAGAGCACCATGCTCCACCTGATCACCGGCCTGCTGCGCCCCCAGGCCGGTATCATCGAGGCCTTCGGCCGGGTGCGTCGTTCGCCCAACGATTTCCACGAAGTCCGGCGTCAGGCCGGCTACCTCCTTCAGGACTCCGAAGATCAGCTTTTCTGCCCCACCGTGCTGGAAGACGTCATGTTCGGCCCCCTCAATTTCGGGGAGGGAAGGGAGGAGGCGCGGCGGGTCGCCATGGAGACCCTCGAAACCCTCGGCTGCGGAAACTACGCCCACCGCGTAACCTACAAGCTATCCGGGGGGGAAAAACGCCTGATTGCCCTCGCCGCCGTGCTCGCCATGCGACCTCGCGTACTGCTCCTCGACGAGCCCACCGCGGGACTCGATGCCGACACCGAAGAACGGCTCGCCGCCATCCTCGAAGCGCTGGATCAGGAGATTATCCTCATCTCACACAACCGCCCCTTCCTCGAGCGAATCACCAACACCGTATACACCCTCGATCACCACGTGCTTGTCGAAGCGGACCCGGTGGGACTGTCCAGGAACGATGCCTGA
- a CDS encoding glycine cleavage system protein H, whose translation MDTIRYRREKFSTRLYRDCLYTPAHAWLRNEGDGVWRVGLTKFAARMLGDPVELDFEVQDGVPVERGQEVGWLEGFKAVSDIYTPLTGIFRGGNGALLEDIDLLGRDPHREGWLFRVEGRPGEDCIDVEAYMSVLDKAIDKILGNNSTL comes from the coding sequence ATGGATACGATCCGTTACCGGCGGGAGAAGTTCTCCACCCGACTCTATCGCGATTGTCTCTACACCCCGGCCCACGCCTGGCTGCGGAACGAGGGAGACGGTGTCTGGCGTGTCGGTTTAACCAAATTTGCCGCCCGCATGCTTGGCGATCCCGTGGAGTTGGACTTCGAAGTGCAGGACGGCGTTCCGGTCGAACGCGGCCAGGAAGTCGGCTGGCTCGAAGGCTTCAAGGCCGTCAGCGACATTTACACGCCCCTTACGGGCATTTTCAGAGGTGGCAATGGCGCGCTGCTCGAAGATATCGATTTGCTCGGTCGGGATCCTCACCGCGAGGGTTGGCTCTTTCGCGTCGAAGGTCGCCCCGGCGAAGACTGCATTGACGTAGAGGCCTATATGTCCGTGCTGGACAAGGCGATTGATAAAATACTCGGAAATAATAGTACCCTGTGA
- a CDS encoding ATP-binding cassette domain-containing protein, translating to MKPTAVEVQHVSVSFGDFVALSDVTFSVPESAFLAIIGPNGAGKSTLLNVLLGLLPADHGSVSVLGRSPGTLAGMRVAYVPQKKTFAQQFPATVLELVVSGMLGTWPWRVTKPQREVALAMMEKTGVRHLADQSVHRVSGGELQRAFLARSLANSPDLLILDEPAAGMDLKGEAAMYHILCDYQAESGATVVMITHDWEGARCHADLVLLLDRAVVDFGPSREVASEARLLSLFGHRGHVHETHPETAHA from the coding sequence GTGAAGCCCACCGCCGTCGAAGTGCAACATGTGAGCGTTTCCTTCGGGGATTTCGTCGCCCTGTCCGACGTAACGTTCTCCGTTCCGGAATCCGCTTTTCTTGCCATCATCGGTCCCAATGGTGCGGGCAAGAGCACCCTCCTCAATGTGCTCCTCGGTCTCCTTCCCGCCGATCACGGCTCGGTGTCGGTTCTCGGCCGTTCCCCCGGCACCCTGGCCGGTATGCGCGTGGCCTATGTCCCCCAGAAAAAAACTTTCGCCCAGCAGTTCCCCGCCACGGTCTTGGAGCTGGTCGTCAGCGGCATGCTCGGCACCTGGCCCTGGCGCGTGACCAAACCCCAGCGCGAAGTGGCTCTTGCCATGATGGAGAAAACCGGGGTGCGCCACCTGGCGGACCAGTCCGTGCACCGCGTTTCGGGTGGTGAACTCCAGCGCGCATTCCTCGCCCGAAGCCTCGCCAACAGCCCCGACCTGCTGATCCTGGACGAACCCGCCGCCGGTATGGATCTCAAGGGCGAGGCCGCCATGTACCACATTCTTTGCGACTACCAGGCGGAATCCGGCGCCACCGTTGTCATGATCACACACGACTGGGAGGGCGCCCGCTGCCACGCCGATCTCGTATTGCTCCTCGATCGCGCCGTCGTCGACTTCGGCCCGTCGCGAGAGGTGGCTTCCGAGGCGCGGCTCCTTTCCCTCTTCGGCCATCGGGGCCATGTGCACGAAACCCACCCCGAGACCGCCCATGCTTGA
- a CDS encoding ferredoxin family protein, which produces MREQASKTDGLNLRVVLYEGAGATPLSDSARLQTLTALLEDGFEVSRPAPCEQAAPSEGETVLVLGQFEGSSPAHDFNPSNTHVRDIAGLAPEDIAGLARSTRDSVGARALDAWKPWFPVIDYSRCTNCMQCLSFCLFDVYAVDSESRITVQNESNCKTDCPACSRVCPEVAILFPKYKKGPINGDIVREEDLQREAMKVDVSALLGGDIYSTLRTRQSGARQRFSTERDESKALLERKRCLKKLKKDLDIPDEVLMSLPSAGDIEERAERAREKLKLRQERSRSARDAQRPAPTQDDWGI; this is translated from the coding sequence ATGAGAGAACAGGCAAGCAAGACAGACGGACTCAACCTTCGCGTCGTACTGTATGAGGGCGCAGGGGCCACACCCCTGTCCGACTCTGCGCGTCTGCAGACCCTCACCGCACTGCTCGAAGATGGGTTCGAAGTGAGCCGCCCCGCGCCCTGCGAACAGGCGGCCCCGAGTGAAGGCGAGACCGTGCTCGTGCTCGGGCAGTTCGAAGGTAGCTCTCCGGCCCACGATTTCAACCCGAGTAATACTCACGTGCGCGATATCGCCGGGCTTGCACCGGAAGACATCGCCGGACTGGCGCGTAGTACCCGTGATTCGGTCGGAGCCCGCGCGCTCGACGCTTGGAAACCCTGGTTTCCCGTTATCGATTACAGCCGCTGCACCAATTGCATGCAGTGTCTCAGCTTCTGTCTTTTCGACGTGTACGCCGTGGACTCGGAGAGCCGGATCACCGTTCAAAACGAGAGCAACTGCAAGACCGATTGTCCAGCGTGTTCCCGGGTCTGCCCAGAGGTGGCCATCCTTTTTCCGAAATATAAGAAAGGACCAATCAACGGCGACATCGTGCGCGAGGAAGACCTCCAGCGCGAGGCCATGAAAGTGGATGTGTCCGCCCTGCTGGGCGGTGATATTTATTCCACCTTGCGTACCCGCCAGTCCGGCGCGCGACAGCGTTTTTCCACCGAGCGCGACGAATCCAAGGCGCTTCTGGAACGCAAACGCTGCCTGAAGAAACTTAAGAAGGATTTGGACATTCCGGACGAAGTGCTCATGAGCCTGCCATCCGCCGGCGATATCGAGGAGCGCGCCGAACGCGCCCGCGAAAAACTCAAGCTGCGCCAGGAACGCTCCCGGAGCGCCCGGGATGCCCAACGGCCCGCGCCAACCCAGGATGATTGGGGTATATAG
- a CDS encoding zinc ABC transporter substrate-binding protein, with the protein MTRLSAIWGCCRAIVLGSVVCLLHACAPSPLAQADFVVTIPPLQFIVQELTGDAATVASILPPGSSPHTYELRPSTARLLENARAVFYVDDSIDGWAARLAPGKIHAVFDLVPEDLRREFHVAHDHGETESAAEPHTINAHFWSDPVVVKAIVPRLVDTLSQSDPDNADIYATNATRFIGELDELDAEFKAAPAPVGGYALVAFHPSWCYFFERYGIKVGAYVEPFPGKEPTPQTIQQLKQDLTGAKRCIVLSEVQLPAKSAEVLAETLGAQVAVIDPLGGQGDRTTYAGLLRYNAARIRESLQ; encoded by the coding sequence ATGACGCGTCTGTCTGCGATTTGGGGGTGCTGCCGCGCCATCGTGCTCGGGAGCGTCGTATGCCTCCTCCACGCCTGCGCACCCTCGCCCCTGGCGCAGGCCGACTTCGTCGTCACCATTCCGCCCCTCCAGTTTATCGTGCAGGAACTTACGGGGGATGCCGCAACCGTGGCGTCCATTCTTCCCCCGGGATCTTCACCCCACACCTATGAACTTCGTCCCTCCACGGCGCGCCTCCTCGAAAACGCCCGGGCTGTCTTCTATGTGGACGACAGCATCGACGGGTGGGCGGCCCGCCTTGCTCCCGGTAAGATCCACGCGGTCTTCGATCTGGTGCCCGAAGACCTCCGTCGCGAGTTCCACGTAGCGCACGATCACGGCGAAACCGAGTCGGCTGCCGAACCCCATACAATCAACGCCCATTTCTGGTCCGACCCGGTGGTGGTTAAGGCGATAGTCCCCCGGCTCGTGGATACCCTTTCCCAATCGGACCCGGACAATGCCGACATCTACGCCACCAACGCCACCCGATTCATAGGCGAACTGGACGAACTGGATGCGGAGTTCAAGGCGGCGCCCGCCCCGGTCGGGGGCTATGCCCTGGTGGCCTTCCATCCTTCCTGGTGCTACTTTTTCGAACGCTATGGCATCAAGGTGGGCGCTTATGTGGAGCCCTTTCCCGGCAAAGAACCCACCCCCCAGACCATCCAGCAGCTCAAGCAGGATCTGACGGGCGCAAAGCGCTGTATTGTCCTTTCCGAAGTTCAATTGCCCGCCAAATCGGCCGAGGTACTTGCCGAAACGCTCGGGGCTCAAGTCGCGGTGATAGACCCCCTCGGAGGACAAGGTGACCGAACCACCTACGCCGGGCTGCTGCGATACAACGCCGCCCGCATTCGGGAGTCGCTCCAGTGA
- a CDS encoding metal ABC transporter permease: protein MLELLQYPFMQRALVGGILVAIVASFYGPFIVQRQLAFLGSGLAHAAFGGIALGLLMGQDPLWVAIPFTAIVAAGIVWVRNHTGLAADTAVGIFFSLAMALGVIFLFLRDTNSSDAFTYLFGSILALNQTDLYLCGAVLVANLAMLPLWGRWAYATFDRNLAVVDGHPVLRDEYLLSIAVAIVTVVSIKVVGILLMSAFLVIPAASARLVSRRFIHMMLATLALNVAGVVAGLAASYYSDLPSGPAIIIVQTILFVAMYLLSRQFKLAA from the coding sequence ATGCTTGAACTGCTCCAGTACCCCTTTATGCAGCGCGCGCTTGTGGGTGGAATTCTCGTGGCGATTGTCGCCAGCTTTTACGGCCCCTTCATTGTGCAGCGCCAGCTTGCCTTCCTCGGTAGCGGCCTCGCCCACGCGGCCTTCGGTGGCATCGCACTGGGGCTGTTGATGGGACAGGACCCCCTCTGGGTCGCGATTCCATTCACGGCCATCGTCGCCGCCGGCATCGTGTGGGTCCGCAACCACACCGGACTAGCGGCCGACACCGCCGTGGGCATCTTCTTTTCCCTCGCCATGGCCCTCGGCGTCATATTTCTCTTCTTGAGAGATACCAATTCAAGCGACGCCTTCACCTACCTTTTCGGTTCCATACTCGCCCTGAACCAGACCGACCTCTACCTTTGCGGGGCCGTGCTCGTGGCCAATCTGGCCATGCTTCCCCTGTGGGGGCGATGGGCCTACGCCACCTTTGATCGGAATCTCGCCGTCGTGGACGGCCATCCCGTACTGCGCGACGAGTACCTCCTTTCCATCGCCGTCGCCATCGTCACCGTCGTCTCCATCAAGGTCGTGGGCATACTCCTCATGTCGGCCTTCCTCGTGATTCCCGCCGCAAGCGCCCGCCTCGTTTCGAGGCGCTTTATCCATATGATGCTCGCCACCCTCGCGCTCAACGTCGCCGGTGTGGTCGCGGGCCTCGCCGCCTCCTATTACAGCGACCTGCCCAGCGGCCCGGCAATCATTATTGTGCAGACCATCCTCTTCGTCGCGATGTACCTGCTTTCGCGCCAGTTCAAACTCGCCGCCTGA
- a CDS encoding cobalamin biosynthesis protein P47K, whose amino-acid sequence MLGGFLGAGKTTAIAALARHLSEAGLRVGLISNDQSTGLVDTGVLRARGFSVEEIAGGCFCCRFDSLLDAAGKLSREVAPDVFLAEPVGSCTDLVATVSYPLRRIYGDRFAIAPLSVLVDPVRAARILGLEPGRPFSEKVVYIYTKQLEEADIIVLNKCDSIDRTLREQLLNALRVRYPGAEVFACSSRDGSGLLPWFDRLLHTECGGERPTMELDYERYGEGEALLGWLNATIRVGAPDGFVPDELLLQLARAIGARVTGAGAEIAHLKMTLDAGDIAGKLSAVSLVRSDGLPELRDSLPDEVRAGTLVLNLRAEADPETLRQIVEGVIAESGQENTLEMVLEHLESFRPGQPRPVHRDVVAAVACGS is encoded by the coding sequence ATGCTGGGGGGCTTTCTGGGGGCCGGTAAGACGACCGCCATCGCGGCGCTGGCCCGTCACCTCAGCGAGGCCGGCCTCCGCGTCGGCCTGATTAGCAACGATCAGAGCACGGGGCTCGTCGATACCGGCGTGCTCCGTGCGCGCGGATTCTCCGTGGAAGAAATCGCCGGCGGCTGTTTCTGCTGCCGGTTTGATTCCCTGCTCGATGCCGCCGGGAAGCTGTCCCGGGAGGTCGCCCCGGATGTCTTCCTGGCGGAGCCCGTGGGCAGTTGTACCGACCTGGTGGCCACCGTTTCTTATCCCCTCCGGCGGATTTACGGTGATCGCTTCGCCATCGCGCCACTGAGCGTGCTGGTCGATCCCGTCAGGGCCGCGCGGATCCTGGGGCTGGAACCCGGACGCCCCTTTTCGGAGAAGGTCGTCTATATCTATACCAAACAGCTCGAAGAGGCCGATATCATCGTGCTCAACAAGTGCGACAGTATCGACCGCACCCTTCGAGAGCAACTGCTGAATGCCCTGCGGGTGCGCTATCCCGGAGCCGAGGTGTTCGCCTGCTCTTCGCGCGATGGTTCGGGTCTCCTTCCATGGTTTGATCGCCTGCTCCACACCGAGTGTGGGGGAGAACGTCCCACCATGGAACTGGACTACGAGCGCTACGGCGAGGGCGAAGCCCTCCTGGGCTGGCTGAATGCCACCATCCGCGTGGGTGCCCCCGATGGCTTCGTGCCGGATGAACTCCTCCTCCAACTGGCCAGGGCCATTGGCGCGCGCGTCACCGGGGCCGGCGCCGAAATAGCCCACCTGAAAATGACCCTGGACGCCGGTGATATTGCCGGCAAGCTCTCCGCCGTCAGTCTGGTTCGGAGCGACGGTCTCCCGGAACTGCGCGATTCCCTGCCCGATGAAGTGCGTGCCGGTACCCTCGTTCTCAACTTGCGCGCCGAGGCCGACCCGGAAACGCTTCGCCAGATTGTGGAAGGTGTGATCGCCGAGTCGGGACAGGAAAACACCTTGGAGATGGTCCTGGAGCACCTGGAGAGTTTCAGACCCGGACAACCCCGGCCCGTCCATCGCGACGTTGTGGCCGCCGTCGCCTGCGGGAGCTGA
- a CDS encoding response regulator, with protein MDTLNILVVDDDRDFAEALTDVLEAENHRVDRCHTGEDAVQLFEHKNYDISFMDVKLPHQNGVESFLEIRSRKPDARVVMMTGYSMEQLLQRAVENGAWAVMHKPLDMLQVLEIVEAVPAAPLVVIVDEEPGFIAALTSALGAEGLRAVVAEGDVEAVRLVRDESTDLVILDLHVPADGLVELFHSLRARGQESPAIIVTGEAPGADSRLASLCEGTRVALLLKPCDPAAVARLAASMVKKG; from the coding sequence ATGGACACACTGAACATTCTTGTCGTAGACGATGACCGGGATTTTGCCGAGGCCTTGACGGATGTGTTGGAGGCGGAGAATCACCGTGTCGACCGGTGTCATACGGGGGAGGACGCGGTGCAATTGTTCGAGCACAAGAACTACGATATTTCCTTTATGGACGTGAAGCTCCCCCACCAGAACGGGGTGGAAAGCTTCCTGGAGATCCGGAGCCGTAAGCCGGATGCGCGGGTGGTGATGATGACGGGTTACAGCATGGAGCAGTTGCTGCAACGGGCGGTCGAGAATGGAGCCTGGGCGGTGATGCATAAGCCGCTGGACATGCTTCAGGTGCTTGAGATTGTGGAGGCGGTGCCCGCGGCCCCCCTGGTGGTGATTGTGGATGAGGAGCCGGGCTTCATCGCGGCACTGACGTCGGCCCTTGGCGCGGAGGGGCTCCGGGCCGTGGTCGCTGAGGGCGACGTGGAAGCGGTGCGTCTTGTGCGGGATGAATCGACGGACTTGGTCATTCTGGATCTGCACGTTCCTGCCGACGGACTTGTGGAGCTTTTTCACAGCCTGCGCGCACGGGGGCAGGAGTCCCCGGCGATTATCGTGACGGGCGAGGCTCCGGGTGCGGATTCAAGGCTGGCTTCCCTTTGCGAGGGGACCCGTGTGGCGTTGCTGTTGAAGCCGTGCGACCCCGCGGCTGTGGCCAGACTTGCCGCGTCCATGGTTAAGAAGGGCTGA